One genomic window of Medicago truncatula cultivar Jemalong A17 chromosome 1, MtrunA17r5.0-ANR, whole genome shotgun sequence includes the following:
- the LOC11432819 gene encoding BURP domain protein RD22, translated as MEFHLFHIITFLMVVLVGTNAEILPPQLYWKSMLTNSPMPKAITNLLHPAGYWSKEKARDASNGGFDVGIRKGYEGSGTYLNDEKFIPLIFFYTLLNESQIQLHDKQNVTLFFLKKDLHHGTKLNLQFQETTSNNNGTKFLPREVANSIPFSSNKLENILNKFSIKEGSKEAEIVKRTISECEANGIKGEEKLCVTSLESMVDFTISKLGNNVEAISTEVDKNSNGLQQYVIAKGVNKLGEKNKTIVCHKENYPYTVFYCHKTDSTEVYSVPLEGVDGNMVKTIVVCHTDTSEWNPKHLAFQVLKVQPGTVPICHILPQDHVVWVSK; from the exons ATGGAATTTCATCTTTTTCATATCATTACTTTTCTTATG GTTGTGCTAGTGGGAACTAATGCTGAAATATTACCACCTCAACTTTACTGGAAATCCATGCTTACCAACTCTCCAATGCCAAAAGCTATCACTAATCTGCTACACCCTG CTGGATATTGGAGTAAAGAGAAAGCAAGGGATGCAAGCAATGGTGGTTTTGATGTTGGAATCAGAAAAGGGTATGAAGGAAGTGGCACTTATCTGAATGATGAAAAATTTATtccattgattttcttttatacTCTACTCAATGAGAGTCAAATTCAATTACATGATAAACAAAATGTAACACTTTTCTTCTTGAAAAAAGATTTGCATCATGGAACAAAATTGAACTTGCAATTCCAAGAGACAACTTCAAATAATAATGGAACAAAATTCTTGCCTAGAGAAGTTGCTAATTCCATACCCTTTTCATCAAACAAATTGGAAAACATACTCAACAAGTTTTCCATCAAGGAAGGATCAAAGGAAGCTGAAATTGTGAAGAGAACAATAAGTGAGTGTGAAGCAAATGGCATCAAAGGTGAGGAAAAGCTTTGTGTAACTTCATTGGAATCTATGGTTGATTTCACTATTTCAAAACTCGGAAACAATGTTGAAGCTATTTCCACAGAAGTGGATAAAAATAGTAATGGTTTGCAACAATATGTTATAGCAAAAGGAGTGAATAAATTGGGTGAGAAGAACAAAACTATTGTGTGTCACAAAGAGAATTACCCTTACACAGTTTTTTACTGTCATAAAACTGATTCAACCGAAGTTTACTCTGTGCCCTTGGAAGGTGTTGATGGAAACATGGTTAAAACTATTGTTGTTTGTCACACTGATACATCAGAATGGAACCCTAAACATTTGGCTTTTCAAGTGCTCAAAGTTCAACCAGGGACTGTTCCTATTTGTCACATCCTCCCACAGGATCATgttgtttgggtttccaagtgA